In the Haloferula helveola genome, one interval contains:
- a CDS encoding peptide chain release factor-like protein has product MISPDKQAALAARMEQLGVSEDDLVEKFILGSGSGGQKINKTHSCVYLKHEPSGIEIKCQSSRSRELNRFHARKELCDELDDRRLGRESKRRQAIEKIRRQKRRRSRRSKQKSIQDKRLLSRKKQLRKGPSPND; this is encoded by the coding sequence ATGATCTCTCCGGACAAGCAGGCGGCCCTCGCGGCACGGATGGAGCAACTCGGAGTGAGCGAAGATGATCTCGTCGAGAAGTTCATCCTCGGATCGGGTTCCGGCGGCCAGAAGATCAACAAGACCCACAGCTGCGTTTACCTGAAGCACGAGCCGAGCGGGATCGAGATCAAGTGTCAGTCATCGAGGTCGCGCGAACTGAACCGCTTTCACGCCCGGAAGGAACTGTGCGACGAACTCGATGACCGCCGCCTCGGCCGGGAATCGAAGCGGCGTCAGGCGATCGAGAAGATCCGACGCCAGAAACGCCGTCGCTCGCGCCGGTCGAAGCAGAAGTCGATTCAGGACAAGCGGCTGCTCTCGCGAAAAAAGCAGCTACGCAAAGGTCCGTCGCCGAACGACTGA
- the panB gene encoding 3-methyl-2-oxobutanoate hydroxymethyltransferase, protein MSGIEKATALRQRKGDRRITALTAYDYPTARLLDEAGVDLLLVGDSLGMVVLGYPDTTHVTLEHMLHHTAAVARAEPKALVLGDLPIDSYPDPETALASARQLVEAGADAVKLEGGIRQAEKVRAITEAGIPVCGHLGMLPQRVLEEGGYRKKGKTPEQAAAILEGAEALIEAGVFAIVLESVVADTAAEITRSISVPTIGIGCGETTCDGEVAVVTDLVGSFPWFVPPFAKPEADVATSVRKAALAYVNRVQES, encoded by the coding sequence GTGTCCGGCATTGAGAAAGCGACAGCGCTGCGCCAGCGGAAAGGCGACCGGCGGATCACCGCGCTGACCGCCTACGACTACCCGACGGCGCGTCTGTTGGACGAGGCGGGTGTCGACCTGTTGCTGGTTGGCGATTCACTCGGCATGGTGGTGCTCGGATATCCGGACACGACCCATGTGACCCTCGAACACATGCTTCATCATACGGCCGCGGTCGCCCGCGCCGAACCCAAGGCTCTGGTGCTAGGCGACCTTCCCATCGATTCCTACCCCGACCCTGAAACGGCACTGGCCAGCGCCCGCCAGCTGGTCGAGGCAGGTGCGGATGCGGTCAAACTCGAGGGCGGCATCCGTCAGGCCGAAAAAGTCCGGGCCATCACCGAGGCCGGCATCCCGGTCTGCGGGCATCTGGGAATGCTACCGCAGCGGGTCCTTGAGGAAGGCGGCTACCGGAAGAAGGGCAAGACCCCGGAGCAGGCCGCGGCGATCCTCGAAGGTGCCGAGGCCCTGATCGAAGCGGGAGTCTTTGCGATCGTGCTCGAGAGTGTGGTCGCCGACACCGCGGCCGAAATCACCCGCAGCATCTCCGTTCCCACGATCGGCATCGGATGCGGGGAAACCACCTGCGACGGCGAGGTGGCCGTGGTCACTGATCTCGTCGGTTCGTTTCCATGGTTCGTTCCTCCCTTTGCCAAACCCGAGGCAGATGTCGCGACTTCGGTCCGGAAAGCCGCACTCGCCTACGTCAACCGGGTTCAGGAATCATGA
- the folK gene encoding 2-amino-4-hydroxy-6-hydroxymethyldihydropteridine diphosphokinase: MNNSPRAGIALGSNLGNRLKHLQTARDLLRKLSPDEPLLQSAVYQTAPVHCPDGSPDFYNCVVEIAYPGDPDSLLAVTQEIERKLGRDPNAGRNAPRIIDVDILYLGDSRVDSEQLELPHPRLTSRRFVLQPLCDIRPDLVLPGDSAEIREHLKHLESDEPPLHLVQAAW, translated from the coding sequence GTGAACAACTCCCCCCGTGCCGGAATCGCCTTGGGCTCGAACCTGGGCAACCGCCTGAAGCACCTCCAGACGGCTCGCGATCTGCTCAGGAAGCTATCCCCGGACGAACCGCTCCTGCAGTCGGCCGTTTACCAAACCGCACCCGTCCATTGTCCGGACGGCTCCCCCGATTTCTACAACTGTGTGGTGGAAATCGCGTATCCGGGGGATCCCGACTCCCTTCTCGCCGTCACCCAGGAAATCGAGCGGAAGCTCGGGCGCGACCCCAACGCCGGACGCAACGCTCCGCGGATCATCGATGTCGACATCCTCTACCTCGGTGATTCCCGTGTGGACTCCGAGCAGCTCGAACTCCCCCATCCACGGCTGACCTCCCGACGCTTCGTCCTCCAGCCGCTGTGCGACATTCGACCCGACCTCGTTCTGCCGGGCGACAGCGCCGAGATCCGCGAGCACCTGAAGCATCTCGAATCCGACGAACCTCCCCTGCACCTGGTTCAGGCGGCATGGTAG
- the dapB gene encoding 4-hydroxy-tetrahydrodipicolinate reductase: MNQILVTGKSGRMGQAVIAAVNANPDTELASTHDAGEDLTAAIAKADTAIDFTIHSFTGELLEAAKKAGTRLVIGTTGHSEEEKHAILEASKSLPIVFAPNFSVGVNTLFWLTRHAARILTQDRFDIEVTEMHHRHKIDAPSGTARRLLEILNEETGTSYEDDVKHGRVGLTGARTQREIGMHTLRGGDVVGDHTVMFAADGERVELTHKASSRMTFAAGAARAAVWLAGKPAGLYDMQDVLGLQ; encoded by the coding sequence ATGAACCAGATCCTCGTCACCGGAAAGTCCGGCCGCATGGGCCAGGCCGTGATCGCCGCCGTCAACGCGAACCCGGATACCGAGCTCGCCTCGACCCACGACGCCGGCGAGGACCTCACCGCCGCCATCGCCAAGGCCGACACCGCGATCGACTTCACCATCCATTCCTTCACCGGCGAGTTGCTTGAAGCCGCCAAGAAGGCAGGCACACGGCTGGTGATCGGCACCACCGGCCACAGCGAGGAAGAGAAGCACGCGATCCTCGAGGCGTCGAAGTCGCTGCCGATCGTCTTCGCGCCGAACTTCTCGGTCGGAGTCAACACGCTCTTCTGGCTCACCCGACACGCGGCCCGCATCCTCACCCAGGACCGCTTCGACATCGAGGTGACGGAAATGCACCACCGCCACAAGATCGACGCACCTTCGGGAACCGCCCGACGTCTGCTGGAGATCCTCAACGAAGAGACCGGCACGTCCTATGAGGACGACGTCAAACACGGCCGGGTCGGCCTCACCGGTGCCCGCACCCAGCGCGAGATCGGCATGCACACGCTGCGTGGCGGCGATGTGGTCGGCGACCACACCGTGATGTTCGCGGCCGACGGAGAGCGCGTCGAACTCACCCACAAGGCCTCATCCCGCATGACCTTTGCCGCCGGCGCCGCGCGCGCCGCGGTCTGGTTGGCCGGCAAACCGGCCGGGCTCTACGACATGCAGGACGTACTGGGACTCCAGTAG
- the dapA gene encoding 4-hydroxy-tetrahydrodipicolinate synthase, with amino-acid sequence MSFRGTYTALITPFCDGQIDRPAFQALIDRQVAAGIDGIVPVGTTGESPTLNTPEHIEVIQLAVDYANGRCEVVAGTGANATAEAVELTIAAEKAGATGTLQVCPYYNKPSAEGLYQHYKAVADATALPVMLYSVPGRSAIPIPVEVAARLAVDCPTIVAIKEAGGCVDRVNQLVQALPDGFAILSGDDPLTLPFMSCGAVGLVSVASNLIPDVMVRLVRACLNGSYDEALAMQKQWYPLFRGLMSLDTNPVPIKEAVAMQGHCSNEFRLPLVGLESTKSSALRELLESFDLL; translated from the coding sequence ATGAGCTTCCGAGGCACCTACACCGCCCTCATCACTCCCTTCTGCGACGGCCAGATTGACCGCCCCGCGTTCCAGGCCCTGATCGACCGCCAGGTCGCTGCCGGGATCGACGGCATCGTGCCCGTCGGCACCACCGGTGAGTCACCTACCCTGAACACACCCGAGCACATTGAGGTCATCCAACTGGCGGTCGATTACGCCAATGGCCGGTGCGAAGTTGTAGCCGGTACCGGCGCCAACGCCACCGCCGAGGCCGTCGAACTCACGATTGCCGCGGAAAAGGCCGGGGCAACGGGCACGCTGCAGGTCTGCCCCTACTACAACAAGCCGTCGGCCGAGGGGCTCTACCAGCACTACAAGGCGGTCGCCGACGCCACCGCACTGCCGGTGATGCTCTACAGCGTGCCCGGCCGCTCCGCGATCCCGATCCCGGTGGAAGTCGCCGCACGGCTCGCGGTCGACTGCCCGACCATCGTCGCCATCAAGGAAGCCGGCGGTTGCGTGGACCGGGTGAACCAACTCGTCCAGGCCCTGCCCGACGGCTTCGCCATTCTGTCGGGAGATGATCCGCTCACGCTCCCGTTCATGTCGTGCGGCGCGGTCGGACTCGTATCCGTCGCCTCCAACCTGATTCCCGACGTCATGGTCCGACTGGTCCGTGCCTGCCTCAACGGGTCCTACGACGAGGCGCTCGCGATGCAGAAGCAATGGTATCCGCTATTCCGCGGACTGATGTCGCTCGACACCAATCCGGTACCGATCAAGGAAGCCGTCGCGATGCAGGGCCACTGCTCCAACGAATTCCGCCTGCCGCTCGTCGGACTCGAATCCACGAAGTCGTCCGCGCTCCGCGAACTGCTCGAGAGCTTCGACCTTCTCTAA
- the dapF gene encoding diaminopimelate epimerase — translation MLLHFYKMNGAGNDFVVVDNRDLSLNLTGDQIELLCDRHRGVGADGLLAVEPAENGADFKFRYYNADGGEAEMCGNGARCFGRFTAALMEEAPDQVTFETIAGTLAAEIVDENIRIAMSDPVDLQMDSGASVDGLDATLHSVNTGVPHVVAYVDDLENTDVVRHGRAIRNHERFAPKGTNANFATVLSPGHIAIRTYERGVEDETLACGTGMVACALMHHLLTGAPAPVKVDVKGGETLEIGFEKTGEQQFTKVTLTGTADFVFEGDIEI, via the coding sequence ATGCTACTGCACTTCTACAAGATGAACGGTGCCGGCAACGACTTCGTCGTGGTCGACAACCGCGACCTTTCGCTGAACCTCACCGGCGATCAGATCGAGCTTCTATGCGACCGCCACCGCGGCGTCGGAGCCGACGGACTGCTGGCGGTCGAGCCCGCCGAAAACGGTGCCGACTTCAAGTTCCGTTACTACAATGCCGACGGCGGCGAAGCCGAGATGTGCGGCAATGGTGCCCGCTGCTTCGGCCGCTTCACCGCCGCCCTAATGGAAGAAGCACCCGATCAGGTTACGTTCGAAACGATCGCCGGCACGCTGGCCGCGGAGATCGTCGATGAAAACATCCGCATCGCGATGTCGGACCCGGTCGACCTGCAAATGGACAGCGGCGCTTCGGTCGACGGCCTCGACGCCACCCTTCACAGCGTCAACACCGGCGTGCCCCACGTCGTGGCCTACGTCGACGACCTCGAGAACACCGACGTGGTCCGCCACGGCCGCGCCATCCGGAATCACGAACGATTCGCCCCGAAAGGCACCAACGCCAACTTCGCCACCGTCCTCAGCCCCGGGCACATCGCGATCCGCACCTACGAGCGCGGGGTCGAAGACGAAACACTGGCCTGCGGAACCGGCATGGTCGCCTGTGCCCTGATGCATCACCTGCTCACCGGAGCCCCGGCCCCGGTCAAGGTCGACGTGAAGGGTGGCGAAACGCTTGAGATCGGATTCGAGAAGACCGGGGAGCAGCAGTTCACCAAGGTCACCCTCACCGGCACCGCCGACTTCGTCTTCGAAGGCGATATCGAGATCTGA
- the trpA gene encoding tryptophan synthase subunit alpha yields MNRIDATFARLRSEGKKAFVAYVAAGDPSFDASLEVVRALADAGADVIELGVPFSDPLADGIVNQLAADRALKSGMSTPRVLDLIREFRKTHDTPIVLFTYLNPVFTYGYEKFHTDAAAAGADGILLLDLPPDEAAQNTELARGEGLRHIRLIAPTTPDERVTLLADGSEGFIYALSRTGVTGAHGAPSDQIADQVARITAHTETPVCVGFGITTPEQAAMVAKAGDGVIVGSAIVKQIELHPDRAAEAVREFVAPLIDATHGA; encoded by the coding sequence ATGAACCGCATCGATGCCACTTTCGCCCGCCTGCGCTCCGAGGGGAAAAAGGCCTTTGTCGCCTACGTCGCCGCCGGCGACCCGTCCTTCGACGCCTCGCTGGAGGTCGTCCGCGCACTCGCCGACGCCGGCGCCGACGTGATCGAGCTCGGCGTGCCGTTTTCCGACCCGCTGGCCGATGGCATCGTCAACCAACTCGCCGCCGACCGCGCCCTGAAGTCCGGCATGAGCACGCCACGCGTCCTCGACCTGATCCGCGAGTTCCGGAAGACCCACGACACGCCCATCGTGCTCTTCACTTACCTCAACCCGGTCTTCACCTACGGCTACGAGAAGTTCCACACCGATGCCGCCGCGGCCGGGGCCGACGGCATCCTGCTGCTCGACCTGCCGCCCGACGAGGCCGCGCAGAACACCGAACTCGCCCGCGGTGAGGGTCTCCGGCACATCCGCCTGATCGCTCCGACCACCCCGGACGAACGGGTCACGCTTCTCGCCGACGGCTCGGAGGGATTCATCTACGCGCTCTCCCGCACCGGCGTCACCGGCGCCCATGGAGCACCGTCCGATCAGATCGCCGACCAGGTCGCCCGGATCACCGCCCACACCGAAACGCCGGTCTGCGTCGGCTTCGGAATCACGACTCCCGAGCAGGCCGCCATGGTTGCGAAAGCCGGCGACGGGGTGATCGTCGGCTCGGCCATCGTCAAACAGATTGAACTTCACCCCGACCGCGCCGCCGAGGCGGTCCGTGAATTCGTCGCACCCTTGATCGATGCCACTCACGGTGCGTAA
- the nuoB gene encoding NADH-quinone oxidoreductase subunit NuoB, with the protein MVSDNSQLAHAAYDSKIEGNVIFTRVDAAINWMRKNSMWPMPMGLACCAIEMMASACSRFDLSRFGMEVMRFSPRQADVMIVAGTVTYKMALAVKRIWDQMPEPKWCIAMGACASSGGMYRSYAVLQGIDRLIPVDVYISGCPPRPEALIEGLMKVQAKVEGVKAIEEQKKEFFEDLSS; encoded by the coding sequence ATGGTTTCCGACAACAGTCAGCTCGCCCACGCGGCCTACGACTCCAAGATCGAGGGCAACGTGATTTTCACGCGCGTCGATGCCGCCATCAACTGGATGCGGAAGAACTCGATGTGGCCGATGCCGATGGGCTTGGCCTGTTGCGCGATCGAAATGATGGCCTCGGCCTGCTCGCGCTTCGACCTGTCGCGTTTCGGGATGGAGGTGATGCGATTCTCGCCGCGTCAGGCCGACGTGATGATTGTGGCGGGCACGGTGACCTACAAGATGGCGCTCGCGGTGAAGCGGATCTGGGACCAGATGCCGGAGCCGAAGTGGTGCATCGCGATGGGCGCGTGCGCGTCGAGTGGCGGCATGTATCGCAGCTATGCGGTGCTGCAGGGGATCGACCGCCTTATCCCGGTCGACGTTTACATTTCCGGCTGCCCTCCGCGTCCCGAGGCTCTGATCGAGGGACTGATGAAGGTTCAGGCCAAGGTCGAGGGCGTGAAGGCCATCGAGGAGCAGAAAAAGGAATTCTTCGAAGATCTTTCCTCCTGA
- a CDS encoding NADH-quinone oxidoreductase subunit C, which translates to MSAVKDSESLKEKFGDKVVETVEFRGEHTVVVELSALAEVLATAKNDLGYDFLLDISSLDHFGEDPRFEMVYELATTDDSKHLRIRAKVGEDQEVPTAVKLWDGAEWHEREVYDMMGIRFADHPDLRRILMWEGYPFHPLRKDFPLAGRPSEMPDVAFTGVAPLEGGPFVTSPGSGDPVSREPRSREID; encoded by the coding sequence ATGTCGGCCGTCAAAGATTCCGAATCCCTGAAGGAGAAGTTCGGCGACAAGGTCGTCGAGACCGTCGAGTTCCGGGGCGAGCACACCGTGGTGGTCGAACTGTCGGCCCTGGCCGAAGTGCTGGCGACCGCGAAGAACGATCTCGGCTACGACTTCCTGCTCGATATCTCGAGCCTCGACCACTTCGGAGAGGACCCGCGCTTCGAGATGGTTTACGAGCTGGCGACGACCGATGATTCCAAGCATCTGCGCATCCGCGCCAAGGTGGGCGAGGACCAGGAAGTTCCGACCGCGGTGAAACTCTGGGACGGAGCCGAGTGGCACGAGCGTGAGGTCTACGACATGATGGGCATCCGTTTCGCGGATCATCCGGATCTGCGTCGCATCCTCATGTGGGAGGGCTACCCGTTCCATCCCTTGCGCAAGGATTTCCCATTGGCCGGTCGCCCGAGCGAGATGCCGGACGTCGCCTTCACCGGAGTCGCGCCACTGGAAGGCGGGCCGTTTGTGACGTCCCCGGGAAGCGGGGATCCGGTCAGCCGCGAGCCACGCTCGCGCGAGATCGACTGA
- a CDS encoding rhomboid family intramembrane serine protease: MHRPDFMSGRVSRWRELGDDVLAAKATLLLVLVLTGIQLGIAMLGGVDGVPAIYQDFGLSRAGILRGQIWQLATHGFLHGGWLHLGLNVAVLLAVGTRIERIGGFGLWWRVLLAGLLAGGAMHLVLGGAGESAPCLVGASGAAVAAMLWLTGVSPGSKMWPVPLSGQSLGYGLLLSAGLLAIMNPALGVPLLGTWGEHADTWARGSLFGASHACHFGGGMAGFLGARWTLRPRVTLEKLQRDRRRREGA; the protein is encoded by the coding sequence ATGCACCGTCCCGACTTCATGAGCGGACGTGTGTCCAGATGGCGGGAACTCGGGGACGATGTGTTGGCCGCGAAGGCGACGCTGCTGCTGGTGCTCGTGCTAACCGGGATCCAGCTCGGGATCGCGATGCTCGGTGGCGTCGATGGCGTGCCCGCTATCTACCAGGATTTCGGGCTGAGCCGTGCCGGCATCCTCAGAGGTCAGATCTGGCAGCTCGCCACCCATGGCTTCCTCCACGGGGGCTGGTTGCACCTCGGTTTGAATGTCGCGGTGCTGCTGGCGGTGGGGACCCGGATTGAGCGGATCGGAGGCTTCGGATTGTGGTGGCGGGTGCTGCTGGCCGGGTTGTTGGCCGGCGGTGCCATGCATCTGGTGCTCGGAGGGGCCGGCGAATCGGCGCCCTGTCTCGTCGGCGCTTCAGGTGCCGCGGTCGCGGCGATGCTGTGGCTGACCGGAGTCTCGCCGGGCTCGAAGATGTGGCCGGTGCCGTTGTCCGGTCAAAGCCTGGGCTACGGGCTGCTGCTCTCGGCAGGACTGCTGGCGATCATGAATCCCGCCCTTGGTGTTCCGTTGCTCGGCACTTGGGGCGAACACGCCGACACATGGGCGCGGGGATCCCTGTTCGGTGCCTCGCATGCCTGCCATTTCGGAGGAGGAATGGCAGGCTTTCTGGGTGCCCGCTGGACCTTGAGGCCGCGGGTCACCCTTGAAAAACTCCAGCGTGATCGAAGACGCCGGGAGGGAGCCTGA
- the galE gene encoding UDP-glucose 4-epimerase GalE, translating to MSASILVTGGAGYIGSHTVRLLASQGFRIVVLDNLVFGHHDAIVDESVELVVGEIGDRALLERLFDEHGFQAVVHFAAYAYVGESVTNPLKYYRNNTAEPLTLLEVMQDRGCKNFVFSSTCATYGVPAAIPITESNPQDPINPYGRSKLMLEWVLRDCEQAWGLKSACLRYFNASGAADDGSIGEDHDPETHLIPRVLMAVTGEISHVDVFGTDYPTPDGTCIRDYIHVADLADAHAKALSYLADGGDSVRCNLGTGVGVSVKEIIEAVEEVTGKEVPVKYGPRREGDPPQLLADPQLAKDVLGWEAAHKDVRDMVRSAWAWMSGPNQGHYRK from the coding sequence ATGTCAGCGTCCATACTTGTTACCGGCGGTGCCGGCTACATCGGCTCCCACACCGTTCGCCTGCTCGCGTCGCAGGGATTCCGGATCGTGGTGCTCGACAACCTCGTCTTCGGGCATCACGACGCGATTGTCGACGAATCCGTGGAGTTGGTGGTCGGTGAAATCGGAGACCGGGCGCTGCTTGAGCGGCTGTTCGACGAGCACGGTTTCCAAGCTGTCGTCCACTTCGCCGCTTACGCCTACGTCGGTGAGTCGGTTACCAATCCACTCAAATACTACCGCAACAATACGGCGGAGCCTCTCACCTTGCTGGAGGTGATGCAGGACCGGGGCTGCAAGAATTTCGTCTTCTCTTCGACCTGCGCAACTTATGGGGTCCCGGCGGCGATTCCGATCACCGAGAGCAATCCGCAGGACCCGATCAATCCCTACGGCAGAAGCAAGCTGATGCTCGAGTGGGTGCTGCGCGACTGCGAGCAGGCATGGGGCCTTAAGAGCGCCTGCCTCCGGTATTTCAATGCGAGCGGTGCCGCGGATGACGGCAGCATCGGGGAGGATCACGACCCGGAAACCCACCTGATTCCCCGCGTGCTGATGGCCGTGACCGGTGAAATCTCCCATGTCGACGTCTTCGGGACCGACTACCCGACGCCCGACGGGACCTGCATCCGGGACTACATCCACGTCGCCGATCTGGCCGATGCCCATGCCAAAGCCCTTTCCTATCTTGCCGATGGCGGTGACTCGGTCCGCTGCAATCTGGGAACCGGCGTCGGGGTTTCCGTGAAGGAAATCATCGAGGCGGTCGAAGAGGTCACCGGAAAAGAAGTGCCGGTGAAATACGGCCCTCGACGGGAGGGTGATCCGCCGCAATTGCTTGCGGATCCCCAATTGGCCAAAGACGTCCTCGGCTGGGAGGCAGCGCACAAAGACGTGCGGGATATGGTTCGCTCAGCTTGGGCTTGGATGAGCGGCCCGAATCAAGGACACTATCGAAAATAA
- a CDS encoding prepilin-type N-terminal cleavage/methylation domain-containing protein gives MDIKPHLSRKGFTLVELLVVILIISILLTIGSVALRGSGGKGVSTAIAATEALFDEARSVAVGKGTNTRILIDIDDATSESYLRRIAIAYEELDDDGKPTGDWKLSSRAYTLPDKVFFSRTFSRPDHDGAGGSLEEMNLTGAGGFYDGKYLYYEFNSEGICTTGLSGSNYTGPSFVIGSGARAMGQDPKTTSEGRRDFAGFVIWRNGSTSVFRDPTQIIGNSDPQTF, from the coding sequence ATGGACATCAAACCTCACCTTTCGCGCAAAGGCTTCACATTGGTGGAGCTTTTGGTCGTGATTCTGATCATCAGCATTCTCCTGACCATCGGTTCGGTCGCGCTGCGCGGCAGCGGTGGCAAGGGGGTTTCGACCGCGATCGCCGCGACCGAGGCGCTGTTTGATGAAGCCCGTTCGGTAGCGGTCGGAAAAGGGACCAATACCCGGATCCTCATCGATATTGATGATGCGACTTCCGAGTCCTATCTGCGTCGAATTGCGATCGCTTATGAGGAACTTGATGACGACGGCAAGCCGACCGGCGATTGGAAGCTCTCCAGCCGGGCCTACACACTTCCGGACAAGGTGTTCTTCAGCCGCACCTTCAGCCGCCCCGACCACGATGGTGCCGGTGGCTCGCTCGAGGAAATGAACCTGACGGGCGCCGGCGGCTTCTACGACGGCAAGTATCTTTACTACGAGTTCAACTCCGAGGGCATCTGCACCACGGGCCTCTCGGGCAGCAACTACACCGGGCCGAGCTTCGTGATCGGAAGCGGCGCCCGGGCGATGGGGCAGGATCCGAAGACCACCAGCGAAGGCAGGCGGGATTTTGCGGGCTTCGTCATTTGGCGCAACGGTTCAACCTCGGTGTTCCGTGACCCGACCCAGATCATCGGCAACTCCGACCCCCAAACCTTCTAA
- a CDS encoding prepilin-type N-terminal cleavage/methylation domain-containing protein, whose amino-acid sequence MRIPQLKNRGGFTLMETVIAIGVLALLLTAFLAVFAPAAQGIRKAISVQEADRLAYALERELVTLRSDDTDDFDTGFEKAYQWIEESADSSKALLIYQYRGNPGSIRSDGTMEPYKGDGVAGQDFIVQPVVRRRDSAELQEDLKALEGRVFTARLTQLVFDGGELRKGTAGTISDPTPGDGDTASGAGADGYPEAYIAFAAEFFSVPNSSYTYIRDRLDLDQLENPIFTRNLAVRR is encoded by the coding sequence ATGCGTATCCCTCAGCTGAAGAACCGGGGTGGTTTCACCCTGATGGAAACGGTCATCGCGATCGGTGTGCTCGCATTGCTCCTGACGGCCTTCCTCGCGGTGTTCGCGCCCGCTGCCCAAGGCATTCGCAAGGCGATCAGTGTCCAGGAAGCCGACCGGCTCGCCTACGCGCTGGAACGGGAACTCGTGACCCTGCGCTCGGACGACACCGACGACTTCGATACCGGCTTCGAGAAGGCCTACCAGTGGATCGAGGAATCCGCCGACTCCAGCAAAGCGCTGTTGATTTACCAATACCGTGGAAATCCTGGATCCATCCGGTCCGACGGCACCATGGAGCCTTACAAGGGTGACGGCGTTGCCGGTCAGGACTTCATCGTCCAACCCGTCGTGCGCCGCCGTGACTCGGCAGAGCTTCAGGAAGACCTCAAGGCCCTCGAAGGGCGTGTTTTCACGGCAAGGTTGACCCAACTCGTCTTTGATGGCGGTGAGCTCCGCAAGGGTACGGCGGGCACGATCAGCGATCCGACGCCGGGCGATGGTGACACCGCCTCCGGAGCGGGAGCCGACGGTTATCCGGAGGCCTACATCGCCTTCGCTGCGGAATTCTTCTCGGTGCCGAACTCATCGTACACCTACATCCGGGACCGGCTCGACCTCGACCAGCTCGAGAACCCGATCTTCACCCGTAACCTCGCGGTCCGCCGCTGA
- a CDS encoding type II secretion system protein, producing the protein MKTHFSNRRSSGFTLIELMVAMGITAIIITVLVTITGVATDTWTRSRSEIRASRQAKTMLDTMAKDFESLVSRRGNNFEWLHAAIVQGGNLPKVAKNQGSAADAVGVTFLTAATDRYLGQVGDPNVDKGGDVSCVSYRLRFKDPIDGGNNKRTSTFVLYRLLVNPDDTFKDLLGKDDLEDAFSSYETNVDDEENFICENVHQFTITFHVEISKSSGSSGASVPETVRVTLSSDQSQGEFSLTGSGIDSNISVSGVTTDELKAGRLKAVEISMSVVSDAGIIRMNASGQGLSEDDYARNVYHYSRMVELPGM; encoded by the coding sequence ATGAAAACCCACTTTTCCAACCGCCGCTCCTCGGGCTTCACTCTGATCGAGTTGATGGTCGCGATGGGGATCACCGCCATCATCATCACCGTGCTGGTGACGATCACCGGCGTGGCGACCGACACGTGGACCCGCAGCCGGTCCGAGATCCGCGCTTCGCGTCAGGCCAAGACGATGCTCGACACGATGGCGAAGGACTTCGAGTCGCTGGTTTCACGCCGCGGAAACAATTTCGAATGGCTGCATGCCGCGATCGTTCAAGGTGGCAATCTTCCGAAGGTTGCGAAGAACCAAGGATCCGCAGCCGACGCGGTGGGTGTGACTTTCCTGACCGCGGCGACTGACCGCTACCTCGGACAGGTCGGCGATCCGAATGTCGACAAGGGTGGGGACGTTTCCTGTGTCTCCTACCGCCTGCGCTTCAAGGATCCCATCGACGGCGGCAACAACAAGCGCACCTCGACTTTCGTGCTCTACCGCCTGCTCGTGAATCCGGACGACACCTTTAAGGATCTTCTTGGAAAAGACGACCTTGAGGACGCCTTCAGCAGCTACGAGACGAATGTCGACGACGAGGAGAACTTCATCTGCGAGAACGTCCACCAATTCACGATCACCTTCCACGTTGAGATCTCCAAGAGCAGCGGGTCCTCCGGCGCCAGCGTTCCTGAGACCGTCCGTGTCACGCTCAGCAGCGATCAGTCACAGGGCGAGTTCAGCCTCACCGGCAGCGGCATCGACAGCAACATCAGCGTGAGCGGTGTGACGACCGACGAGCTGAAGGCGGGCCGCCTGAAAGCGGTTGAGATCAGCATGTCGGTGGTTTCCGACGCCGGAATCATCCGCATGAATGCCAGCGGCCAAGGTCTCTCGGAAGACGACTACGCGCGCAACGTGTATCACTACTCCCGGATGGTCGAGCTGCCGGGAATGTGA